One segment of Desulfocurvus vexinensis DSM 17965 DNA contains the following:
- a CDS encoding AraC family transcriptional regulator: protein MTRRTAQPAAPMDAAASPALPPGGGGAALAAQGTAPGEGPVLLRPPGLPGVELLHARGLRQRFARHFHRRYAVGVVEHGALEFRFLGRANVALPGSVNLTTPGEVHDGHPGSGPGWTYRMFYLDPDLVQRAAAEAAGRPVPAPDFAAGVLADPALAAEVQAVHRLLMDPGAPLLARQTRLLHMLALWIARHGDATRPLPRAGREPRAVARARAWLDAHCREDVSLDELARVAGLSPFHLARCFSAALGLPPHAYLLGLRVRLARELLAGPMRLADIAAETGFTDQAHLTHTFRRLTGLTPGRYRKFLQT, encoded by the coding sequence GTGACCAGACGCACCGCACAGCCCGCAGCCCCCATGGACGCCGCCGCGTCCCCGGCCTTGCCGCCCGGGGGTGGTGGTGCGGCCCTTGCGGCGCAGGGGACGGCCCCGGGTGAGGGGCCCGTGCTGCTGCGCCCGCCCGGGCTGCCGGGGGTGGAGCTGCTGCACGCGCGCGGCCTGCGCCAGCGCTTCGCCCGCCACTTCCACCGCCGCTACGCCGTGGGCGTGGTGGAGCACGGCGCCCTGGAGTTCCGCTTCCTGGGCCGGGCCAACGTGGCCCTGCCCGGCAGCGTGAACCTGACCACGCCCGGCGAGGTCCACGACGGGCACCCCGGCTCCGGCCCGGGCTGGACCTACCGCATGTTCTACCTGGACCCGGACCTGGTGCAGCGCGCCGCCGCCGAGGCCGCCGGGCGGCCCGTGCCCGCGCCGGACTTCGCCGCCGGGGTGCTGGCCGACCCCGCCCTGGCCGCCGAGGTCCAGGCCGTCCATCGCCTGCTCATGGACCCCGGCGCCCCGCTGCTGGCCCGCCAGACGCGCCTACTGCACATGCTCGCCCTGTGGATCGCCCGCCACGGCGACGCCACCCGGCCCCTGCCCCGCGCGGGCCGCGAGCCCCGGGCCGTGGCCCGCGCCCGGGCCTGGCTCGACGCCCACTGCCGCGAGGACGTGTCCCTGGACGAGCTGGCCCGCGTGGCCGGGCTCTCGCCCTTCCACCTCGCGCGTTGCTTCAGCGCCGCCCTGGGCCTACCGCCCCACGCCTACCTGCTGGGGCTGCGCGTGCGCCTGGCCCGCGAACTGCTGGCCGGACCCATGCGCCTGGCCGACATCGCCGCCGAAACCGGCTTCACCGACCAGGCCCACCTGACCCACACCTTCCGGCGCCTGACCGGTCTCACGCCCGGGCGCTACCGCAAGTTCCTGCAAACCTAG
- a CDS encoding DMT family transporter, whose translation MTTRPHATPLARPADPARAANAAPAAALATPDTPAACVSPLAAPAPGATSGAPAASGTSLAAPGTAPGAPGAPGRPCRERTSQPAPAAPPLGAYASLALAMVIVGSSVVAGKMLVAELPVQLASALRFACAAAVLVPLLLVREGWPRVSVRSLAVMLAQAACGGLLFNVLLLQGLRSTSAGAAGIITSTTPAAMACIAFLLLGERPTRRALAGVALSVLGVAAINLHSVMDGPGGPGGPGGAALGGNLLVLGAVLAESLFLLLRKAVPEPLSPLAVSTLVTVFGLALFAPGALMEARGFDFAAVGAASWATVAYYGLVVTVAAYLLWFRGVTRVGAGTAGIFTAVMPVSAVGLSALVLGEALGWGHLAGAGLVLAGIWCICRRG comes from the coding sequence ATGACCACCCGACCCCACGCCACGCCCCTCGCCCGCCCGGCGGACCCGGCGCGCGCAGCAAATGCCGCGCCCGCCGCTGCCCTGGCCACCCCGGACACTCCTGCCGCCTGCGTTTCCCCGCTGGCCGCGCCCGCGCCCGGCGCCACCTCGGGTGCCCCTGCTGCATCCGGCACCTCTCTTGCCGCTCCCGGCACTGCTCCGGGTGCCCCGGGCGCCCCCGGGCGGCCCTGCCGTGAGCGCACCAGCCAGCCAGCCCCCGCCGCCCCGCCCCTGGGCGCCTACGCCAGCTTGGCCCTGGCCATGGTCATCGTCGGCAGCTCGGTGGTGGCGGGCAAGATGCTCGTGGCCGAACTGCCCGTACAGCTGGCCTCGGCCCTGCGCTTCGCCTGCGCGGCGGCGGTGCTCGTGCCACTGCTGCTGGTGCGCGAGGGCTGGCCGCGCGTGTCGGTGCGCAGCCTCGCGGTGATGCTGGCCCAGGCGGCCTGCGGCGGGCTGCTGTTCAACGTGCTGCTGCTCCAGGGCCTGCGCAGCACCAGCGCCGGGGCGGCGGGCATCATCACCAGCACCACCCCGGCGGCCATGGCCTGCATCGCCTTCCTGCTGCTGGGCGAACGGCCCACGCGCCGGGCCCTGGCCGGGGTGGCGCTCTCCGTGCTCGGGGTGGCGGCCATCAACCTGCACAGCGTGATGGACGGCCCCGGCGGCCCCGGCGGCCCCGGCGGCGCAGCCCTGGGCGGCAACCTGCTGGTGCTCGGGGCCGTGCTGGCCGAATCGCTGTTCCTGCTGCTGCGCAAGGCCGTGCCCGAGCCGCTTTCGCCCCTGGCGGTGTCCACGCTGGTGACGGTCTTCGGGCTGGCGCTGTTCGCGCCCGGGGCGCTCATGGAGGCCCGGGGCTTCGATTTCGCGGCGGTGGGCGCGGCCTCGTGGGCCACGGTGGCCTATTACGGGCTGGTGGTCACGGTGGCGGCCTATCTGCTCTGGTTCCGGGGGGTGACGCGCGTGGGCGCGGGCACGGCGGGGATCTTCACGGCGGTGATGCCCGTGAGCGCCGTGGGCCTCTCGGCCCTGGTGCTGGGCGAGGCCCTGGGCTGGGGCCATCTGGCCGGGGCCGGGCTGGTGCTGGCGGGCATCTGGTGCATCTGCCGCCGGGGCTGA
- a CDS encoding class I SAM-dependent methyltransferase → MRSDRDAVIQKFLVEFAAPDGMDVLEIGCGDGRVAAGLAGWAASYVGLDADPAALAEAQARVPDAAFVEGQGEALDFADESFDVVLLTLCLHRMDAEAALAEARRVLRPGGRVVVLEPVPFSEVGRARAVLRDDAPDHAQAQQAMAHGPLPVVRRELFRTTLEFEDAGEFLDFLFADYADPEDEDMDWGAGFPDGPGPGLRGQHGGDFDDDDEDADDDADREEEQDAADDAPDEDDEDASWRDPDLEHLVLSELGPKGGDAPLTLFDDLLVVLLARVD, encoded by the coding sequence ATGCGCAGCGACCGCGACGCGGTGATCCAGAAGTTCCTGGTGGAGTTTGCCGCACCCGACGGCATGGACGTGCTGGAAATCGGCTGCGGCGATGGCCGCGTGGCCGCCGGGCTGGCGGGCTGGGCGGCGTCCTACGTGGGGCTGGACGCGGACCCGGCGGCCCTGGCCGAGGCCCAGGCGCGCGTGCCGGACGCCGCCTTCGTGGAAGGCCAGGGCGAGGCCCTGGACTTCGCCGACGAGAGCTTCGACGTGGTGCTCTTGACCCTGTGCCTGCACCGCATGGACGCCGAAGCGGCCCTGGCCGAGGCCCGGCGCGTGCTGCGCCCGGGCGGGCGGGTGGTGGTGCTGGAGCCGGTGCCCTTCAGCGAGGTCGGCCGCGCGCGGGCGGTGCTGCGCGACGACGCGCCGGACCACGCCCAGGCCCAGCAGGCCATGGCCCATGGCCCGCTGCCCGTGGTGCGCCGCGAGCTGTTCCGCACCACCCTGGAATTCGAGGACGCCGGGGAGTTCCTGGACTTCCTGTTCGCGGATTACGCCGACCCCGAGGATGAGGACATGGACTGGGGCGCAGGCTTCCCGGACGGCCCGGGCCCGGGCCTGCGCGGCCAGCACGGCGGAGACTTTGACGACGATGACGAGGATGCGGACGACGATGCGGACCGCGAGGAAGAGCAGGACGCTGCGGACGATGCCCCAGACGAGGATGACGAGGACGCCTCCTGGCGCGACCCGGACCTGGAACACCTGGTGCTCTCCGAGCTGGGCCCCAAGGGCGGCGACGCGCCCCTGACGCTGTTCGACGACCTGCTGGTGGTGCTGCTGGCGCGGGTGGACTAG
- a CDS encoding PaaI family thioesterase: MGELDAAFRDLIENGIPFNNYLGLRVRSLERGRCSLLVPRRPELVGDARRGALHGGVISMLVDTCGGFAVWTMGQPSDRIATIDLRVDYLKPAMEGDLVAESEVRLHGNRVGNAVTVVYCSTDPGTIVAEGRSVYNIRRA, from the coding sequence ATGGGCGAGCTGGACGCGGCCTTCCGCGATCTGATCGAGAACGGCATTCCCTTCAACAACTACCTGGGCCTGCGCGTGCGCTCGCTGGAGCGCGGGCGCTGCTCGCTGCTGGTGCCGCGTCGGCCCGAGCTGGTGGGCGACGCCCGGCGCGGCGCGCTGCACGGCGGGGTCATTTCCATGCTCGTGGACACCTGCGGCGGCTTCGCCGTGTGGACCATGGGCCAGCCCTCGGACCGCATCGCCACCATCGACCTGCGCGTGGACTACCTGAAGCCCGCCATGGAGGGCGACCTCGTGGCCGAGTCGGAAGTGCGCCTGCACGGCAACCGCGTGGGCAACGCCGTGACCGTGGTCTATTGCAGCACGGACCCCGGGACCATCGTGGCCGAGGGCCGCAGCGTCTACAACATCCGCCGGGCCTAG
- a CDS encoding SLC13 family permease, with product MDWLTIGVFVFVYAGMILGGVPGLALDRTGVALTGAIALLAAGRLAPHEAWAAVDVSTIALLFALMVVSAQLRLGGFYTAVTRRLAAVRVGPVALLGLVVAVAGGLSAVLANDIVCLAMAPILAQGGIRRGLNPVPLLLGLACAANVGSAATLIGNPQNMLIGQVLGLDFGAYLLAAGLPALLGLGATWGLIALLYRGRWATDLPEPQVDAPDFGAWQSTKGLAVLAALVAVFLWGGLGREVAALLAAGLLLLSRRMASRTTLGLVDWQLLVLFIGLFVVNHAVATGGILSHLLGSLRALGLDVTAPGQLYAATAALSNLVSNVPAVMLLLPAVKSLPDPTQAGTLLALSSTLAGNLIVVGSIANIIVIDQAARLGIRISWTEHARTGLPVTFATLTIAWALVG from the coding sequence ATGGATTGGCTGACCATCGGCGTCTTCGTTTTCGTCTACGCGGGCATGATCCTGGGCGGCGTGCCCGGGCTGGCCCTGGACCGCACCGGCGTGGCGCTCACCGGGGCCATCGCCCTGCTGGCCGCCGGGCGGCTGGCCCCGCACGAGGCCTGGGCCGCAGTGGACGTGTCCACCATCGCCCTGCTTTTCGCGCTGATGGTCGTCTCGGCGCAGTTGCGTCTGGGCGGGTTCTACACCGCCGTGACCCGGCGGCTGGCGGCGGTGCGCGTGGGGCCCGTGGCGCTGCTGGGGCTGGTGGTGGCCGTGGCCGGGGGGCTCTCGGCGGTGCTGGCCAACGACATCGTGTGTCTGGCCATGGCGCCCATCCTGGCCCAGGGCGGCATCCGGCGCGGGCTGAACCCCGTGCCGCTGCTCCTGGGGCTGGCCTGCGCGGCCAACGTCGGCAGCGCCGCCACGCTCATCGGCAACCCGCAGAACATGCTCATCGGCCAGGTGCTGGGCCTGGATTTCGGGGCCTACCTGCTGGCCGCCGGGCTGCCCGCGCTGCTGGGCCTGGGCGCCACCTGGGGCCTCATCGCCCTGCTCTACCGGGGCCGCTGGGCCACGGACCTGCCCGAGCCGCAGGTGGACGCGCCGGACTTCGGCGCCTGGCAGAGCACCAAGGGGCTGGCGGTGCTCGCGGCCCTGGTGGCGGTGTTCCTGTGGGGCGGGCTGGGGCGCGAGGTGGCGGCGCTGCTGGCCGCCGGACTGCTGCTGCTCTCGCGGCGCATGGCCTCGCGCACCACCCTGGGGCTGGTGGACTGGCAACTGCTGGTACTCTTCATCGGCCTGTTCGTGGTCAACCACGCCGTGGCGACGGGGGGCATCCTGTCGCACCTGCTGGGCTCCCTGCGCGCCCTGGGCCTGGATGTCACGGCCCCGGGCCAGCTCTATGCGGCCACGGCGGCCCTCTCCAACCTCGTCTCCAACGTCCCCGCCGTGATGCTCCTGCTCCCCGCGGTCAAATCCCTGCCCGACCCCACCCAGGCCGGCACCCTCCTGGCCCTGTCCAGCACCCTGGCCGGCAACCTCATCGTGGTCGGCTCCATCGCCAACATCATCGTCATCGACCAGGCCGCCCGCCTGGGCATCCGCATCTCCTGGACCGAACACGCCCGCACCGGCCTCCCCGTCACCTTCGCCACCCTGACCATCGCCTGGGCGCTGGTGGGGTGA
- a CDS encoding Fic family protein, with product MEPMVPGRRSDLEDLALEVFKASAKLAGRVHPVTAQRVGGLLRNVNSYYSNLIEGIRTTLLEIESGLRELAQDDRTRKLQLLHKQNIAAQAAVDAQCAGGLPAVAEAGFLCRLHELLFAGVPREFLIQRNQEGTREVETLPGRLRDDNVRVGAHVPPDWQALPGLLARFQEAYALERAQGAGRLVLAAASHHRLLWIHPFFEGNGRVARLFSDVYLKCCGLEGYGLWTLGRGLARAEGDYKALLAAADAPRQGDYDGRGSLSEDGLRRFCLFFLHTALDQARFMDALLNLDAAARNIAFYCSLRTRGHMAERGPLPKEAARILTHVFVHGQIAKGEVHELINASDRKARDIVKALLAEGLLESANQKAPLTIGLPAHAVQYYFPELCDPGAFKDGPGLA from the coding sequence ATGGAACCCATGGTCCCCGGGCGGCGGAGCGATCTGGAGGATTTGGCTTTGGAGGTTTTCAAGGCCTCGGCGAAGCTGGCTGGGCGGGTGCATCCGGTGACGGCCCAGCGGGTCGGCGGGCTGTTGCGCAACGTCAACAGCTACTATTCGAACCTCATCGAGGGCATCCGCACGACGCTTCTGGAGATCGAATCCGGCCTCAGGGAGCTTGCGCAGGACGACAGAACCCGCAAGCTCCAGCTGCTGCACAAGCAGAACATCGCGGCCCAGGCCGCTGTGGATGCGCAGTGCGCGGGCGGTTTGCCCGCCGTGGCCGAAGCCGGTTTCCTGTGCCGCCTTCACGAGTTGCTCTTTGCCGGTGTGCCAAGGGAATTCCTCATCCAGCGGAACCAGGAAGGCACACGGGAGGTCGAGACCCTCCCCGGGCGGCTGCGCGATGACAACGTGCGCGTGGGGGCGCATGTGCCGCCCGATTGGCAGGCGCTGCCCGGGCTTTTGGCGCGCTTCCAGGAGGCGTATGCCCTTGAAAGGGCGCAGGGTGCGGGGCGGCTGGTTCTTGCCGCCGCAAGCCATCACCGGCTGCTTTGGATTCACCCGTTTTTCGAAGGCAACGGGCGCGTCGCCCGGCTGTTTTCGGATGTGTACCTCAAGTGCTGCGGGCTGGAAGGCTACGGGCTGTGGACTCTGGGCCGGGGGCTGGCGCGGGCGGAGGGCGACTACAAGGCGCTCCTGGCCGCTGCGGACGCCCCGCGCCAGGGCGACTACGACGGGCGCGGCAGTCTTTCGGAGGACGGCCTGCGCCGGTTCTGTCTCTTTTTTCTGCACACGGCCCTGGATCAGGCCCGGTTCATGGACGCGCTCCTGAACCTGGACGCGGCGGCCAGGAACATCGCGTTCTACTGTTCCCTGCGAACCAGGGGGCACATGGCGGAGAGGGGGCCCCTGCCCAAGGAGGCGGCCCGCATCCTCACGCATGTCTTCGTGCATGGCCAGATCGCCAAGGGCGAGGTCCACGAACTCATCAACGCCTCGGACCGCAAGGCCCGCGACATCGTGAAGGCGCTGCTGGCCGAAGGACTGCTGGAATCCGCCAACCAGAAGGCCCCCCTGACCATCGGCCTGCCCGCGCACGCGGTGCAGTATTATTTCCCCGAGCTGTGCGACCCGGGTGCGTTCAAGGACGGACCAGGGCTGGCCTAG
- a CDS encoding Fe-S-containing hydro-lyase: MAEYTLTTPLTDADVAPLRAGDVVFITGTIYTARDAAHKRLMALIDEGQPLPFELQGSIVYYVGPSPAPPGRPIGAAGPTTSYRMDTYAPRLHALGQKASIGKGKRSDAVKAALKEHTAVYFGATGGAGALLSKCITAARIIAFDDLGPEAIRELTVENFPVLVINDSVGGELYAVPDRKAAGLE, translated from the coding sequence ATGGCCGAATACACGCTGACCACCCCGCTGACCGACGCGGACGTGGCGCCCCTGCGCGCGGGCGACGTGGTGTTCATCACCGGCACCATCTACACCGCCCGCGACGCCGCCCACAAGCGGCTCATGGCGCTCATCGACGAGGGCCAGCCGCTGCCCTTCGAGTTGCAAGGCTCCATCGTCTACTACGTGGGCCCCAGCCCCGCGCCCCCCGGGCGGCCCATCGGCGCCGCCGGGCCGACCACCAGCTACCGCATGGACACCTACGCCCCGCGCCTGCACGCCCTGGGGCAAAAGGCCTCCATCGGCAAGGGCAAGCGCAGCGACGCCGTGAAGGCGGCCCTCAAGGAACACACCGCCGTCTACTTCGGCGCCACCGGCGGCGCGGGCGCGCTGCTCTCCAAATGCATCACCGCCGCCCGCATCATCGCCTTCGACGACCTCGGCCCCGAAGCCATCCGCGAACTCACCGTGGAAAACTTCCCGGTCCTGGTCATCAACGACAGCGTCGGCGGTGAACTCTACGCCGTGCCGGACAGGAAGGCGGCGGGGTTGGAGTAG
- a CDS encoding fumarate hydratase, giving the protein MRTIKAADIVPKVAEMIRHASIHLPDDVKRAFKDCMAAEDSPAAKEIFRQLLENSDMAEATGLPLCQDCGLAVFFVDVGEDVVVQGSLKDAVTRGMVLGYQEGFLRKSSCDPMTRANTGDNTPAIIHFDFVPGDRIRIAFMAKGGGSENMSRVTMLSPAQGWEGIKRFVVERVAEAGPNPCPPTMIGVGIGGTFERAPILAKRSLMRHLDEKHPDPKIAALEDELLTAINKLGIGPMGLGGKTTCLGVKIEMAPCHLASLPLAVNVQCHSIRHEEVVI; this is encoded by the coding sequence ATGCGTACCATCAAGGCGGCGGACATCGTGCCCAAGGTGGCCGAGATGATCCGCCACGCCAGCATCCATCTGCCCGACGACGTGAAACGGGCCTTCAAGGACTGCATGGCCGCCGAGGACAGCCCGGCGGCCAAGGAGATCTTCCGCCAGCTGCTGGAGAACTCCGACATGGCCGAGGCCACCGGCCTGCCCCTGTGCCAGGACTGCGGCCTGGCCGTGTTTTTCGTGGACGTGGGCGAGGACGTGGTCGTGCAGGGCAGCCTCAAGGACGCCGTGACCCGGGGTATGGTCCTGGGCTACCAGGAGGGCTTTTTGCGCAAGTCGTCCTGCGACCCCATGACCCGCGCCAACACCGGCGACAACACCCCGGCCATCATCCACTTCGACTTCGTGCCCGGCGACCGCATCCGCATCGCCTTCATGGCCAAGGGCGGCGGCAGCGAGAACATGTCCCGCGTGACCATGCTTTCCCCGGCCCAGGGCTGGGAGGGCATCAAGCGCTTCGTGGTCGAGCGCGTGGCCGAGGCCGGGCCCAACCCCTGCCCGCCGACCATGATCGGCGTGGGCATCGGCGGCACCTTCGAGCGCGCGCCCATCCTGGCCAAACGCTCGCTCATGCGCCACCTGGACGAAAAGCACCCCGACCCCAAGATCGCCGCCCTGGAAGACGAACTGCTCACGGCCATTAACAAGCTGGGCATCGGCCCCATGGGCCTGGGCGGGAAGACCACCTGCCTGGGCGTGAAGATCGAAATGGCGCCCTGCCATTTGGCCAGCCTGCCCCTGGCCGTCAACGTGCAGTGCCACTCCATCCGCCACGAGGAGGTTGTCATCTGA
- a CDS encoding fumarate reductase iron-sulfur subunit, which produces MDRTLKFNIFRYNPMAQGTAPRMETFVLPEIPSMTLFIALNQIREEQDPSLQFDFCCRAGICGACGMLINGRPGLACKTKTKDLPEEITLLPLPVFKLVGDLSVDTGSWFREMYARVGSWIHTDKQFDPLAEEERMDNALANEIYELERCVECGCCVAGCGTARMRKDFLGAVALNRIARFALDPRDQRTDRDYFEIIGDDNGIFGCMGLLGCEDVCPKELPLQDQLGFLRRKMGLTAIRRFLPGAK; this is translated from the coding sequence ATGGACCGCACCCTGAAATTCAACATCTTCCGCTACAACCCCATGGCCCAGGGCACCGCGCCGCGCATGGAAACCTTCGTGCTGCCCGAAATCCCCTCCATGACCCTGTTCATCGCCCTGAACCAGATCCGCGAGGAGCAGGACCCGTCGTTGCAGTTCGACTTCTGCTGCCGCGCGGGCATCTGCGGCGCCTGCGGCATGCTCATCAACGGCCGCCCGGGCCTGGCCTGCAAGACCAAGACGAAAGACCTGCCCGAGGAAATCACCCTGCTGCCGCTGCCGGTGTTCAAGCTGGTGGGCGACCTGTCCGTGGACACGGGCTCCTGGTTCCGCGAAATGTACGCCCGCGTGGGCTCGTGGATTCATACCGACAAGCAGTTCGACCCGCTGGCCGAAGAGGAGCGCATGGACAACGCCCTGGCCAACGAGATCTACGAGCTGGAGCGCTGCGTGGAGTGCGGCTGCTGCGTGGCGGGCTGCGGCACGGCGCGCATGCGCAAGGACTTCCTGGGCGCCGTGGCCCTGAACCGCATCGCGCGCTTTGCCCTGGACCCGCGCGACCAGCGCACCGACCGCGACTACTTCGAGATCATCGGCGACGACAACGGCATCTTCGGCTGCATGGGCCTGCTGGGCTGCGAGGATGTCTGCCCCAAGGAACTGCCGCTTCAGGACCAGCTCGGCTTCCTGCGCCGCAAGATGGGCCTGACGGCCATCCGGCGCTTTTTGCCCGGCGCGAAGTAG
- a CDS encoding fumarate reductase flavoprotein subunit, whose amino-acid sequence MQTFVTDLLCIGAGLAGERVAIEAAGAGFDVICLSIVPARRSHSSAAQGGMQAALGNSAMGEGDSPDVHFMDTVKGSDWGCDQEVARIFCDNAPIAMRQMAHWGVPWNRVVAGKSFYYKGGERYEKEEKAEKEGLITARAFGGTAKWRTCYTSDGTGHTVLYTMDNRAAQLGVAVHDKTEMISLIHDGGRCLGAVARCLKTGELRVYLAKATLIAAGGFGRIYRESTNAVICDGGAHAAVLDTGVVPLGNMEAVQFHPTGIVPTYILVTEGCRGDGGTLLDVNQERFMHVYEPDKAELASRDVVSRWMMHHIREGKGVQSPYGQHLWLDIRHLGEEHIRVKLREVDEICQNFLGVDPVHSLIPVKPVQHYSMGGVRTNKDGAAYGLAGLFSAGEAACWDMHGFNRLGGNSLAETVVAGGVIGVKVVDYLRGASAQYGTAVVADRVARDQERIRRLTEGADGSEDVYKVRAAMQDALQDGVHIFRNKEGLERAVATLQEVHARAKRIGLKSDGVGANPELALALKMPGLVRLALCVAHGALMRTESRGSHAREDFPERNDRDWLTRTLATWKSEGDDLPTLDYEPATRTFEIPPGERGYGGGKIIPMDSAPKPGKEN is encoded by the coding sequence ATGCAGACTTTCGTGACGGACCTGCTGTGCATCGGCGCGGGGCTGGCGGGGGAGCGTGTGGCCATCGAGGCCGCAGGAGCCGGGTTCGACGTCATTTGCCTGTCCATCGTTCCGGCGCGGCGCTCGCATTCCTCCGCCGCCCAGGGCGGGATGCAGGCGGCCCTGGGCAACAGCGCCATGGGCGAGGGCGACAGCCCCGACGTGCATTTCATGGATACGGTCAAGGGCTCCGACTGGGGCTGCGACCAGGAAGTGGCGCGCATCTTCTGCGACAACGCGCCCATCGCCATGCGCCAGATGGCCCACTGGGGCGTGCCCTGGAACCGCGTCGTGGCGGGCAAGAGCTTCTACTACAAGGGCGGCGAGCGCTACGAGAAAGAGGAAAAGGCCGAGAAGGAAGGGCTGATCACCGCCCGCGCCTTCGGCGGCACCGCCAAATGGCGCACCTGCTACACCTCCGACGGCACCGGGCACACCGTGCTCTACACCATGGACAACCGCGCCGCCCAGCTTGGCGTGGCCGTGCATGACAAGACGGAGATGATCAGCCTGATCCACGACGGCGGGCGCTGCCTGGGCGCCGTGGCCCGCTGCCTGAAGACCGGCGAGCTGCGCGTGTACCTGGCCAAGGCCACGCTCATCGCGGCGGGGGGCTTCGGGCGCATCTACCGCGAGTCCACCAACGCGGTGATCTGCGACGGCGGCGCCCACGCGGCGGTGCTCGACACCGGCGTGGTGCCCCTGGGCAACATGGAGGCCGTGCAGTTCCACCCCACGGGCATCGTGCCCACCTACATCCTGGTCACCGAGGGCTGCCGTGGCGACGGCGGCACCCTGCTGGACGTGAACCAGGAGCGCTTCATGCATGTCTACGAGCCCGACAAGGCCGAGCTGGCCTCGCGCGACGTGGTCTCGCGCTGGATGATGCACCACATCCGCGAGGGCAAGGGCGTGCAGAGCCCCTACGGGCAGCACCTGTGGCTGGACATCCGCCACCTGGGCGAGGAGCATATCCGCGTCAAGCTGCGCGAGGTGGACGAAATCTGCCAGAACTTCCTGGGCGTGGACCCCGTGCACAGCCTGATCCCCGTCAAGCCCGTGCAGCACTACTCCATGGGCGGCGTGCGCACCAACAAGGACGGCGCGGCCTACGGGCTGGCGGGCCTGTTCAGCGCGGGCGAGGCCGCCTGTTGGGACATGCACGGCTTCAACCGCCTGGGCGGCAACTCCCTGGCCGAGACCGTGGTCGCGGGCGGGGTCATCGGCGTCAAGGTCGTGGACTACCTGCGGGGCGCCAGCGCGCAGTACGGCACCGCCGTGGTCGCCGACCGCGTGGCGCGCGACCAGGAGCGCATCCGCCGCCTGACCGAGGGCGCCGACGGCAGCGAGGACGTGTACAAGGTCCGCGCCGCCATGCAGGACGCCCTGCAGGACGGCGTGCACATCTTCCGCAACAAGGAAGGCCTGGAGCGCGCCGTGGCGACCCTCCAGGAGGTCCACGCCCGCGCCAAGCGCATCGGCCTCAAGTCCGACGGCGTGGGCGCCAACCCCGAGCTGGCCCTGGCGCTGAAGATGCCCGGGCTGGTGCGTCTGGCCCTGTGCGTGGCCCACGGCGCGCTGATGCGCACCGAGTCGCGCGGCTCCCACGCCCGCGAGGACTTCCCCGAGCGCAACGACCGCGACTGGCTGACCCGCACCCTGGCCACCTGGAAGAGCGAGGGCGACGACCTGCCGACCCTGGACTACGAACCGGCCACCCGGACCTTCGAGATTCCCCCGGGCGAGCGCGGCTACGGCGGCGGCAAGATCATTCCCATGGACAGCGCCCCCAAGCCCGGCAAGGAGAACTAG
- a CDS encoding fumarate reductase codes for MAVVDSTLHVPRPSMLSAYLDWLQMLTGAGLVLFMWSHMILVSSVIIGPGVMNALAGFFEATYMAQVGGPLIGFAFLLHFVLAARKLPFRLDEQRTIWAHAKTLRHRDTWLWLVQAGSAMIILIMGSIHMWVVLTDLPISAAKSAARVADGWWLAFYLVLLPLVELHVGIGFYRIGVKWGFIKRSRRAKMKRVENILTLAFIGIGLLTLIRFLLLAY; via the coding sequence ATGGCGGTTGTCGATTCGACCCTGCATGTGCCCAGGCCGTCGATGCTCTCGGCGTATCTGGACTGGTTGCAGATGCTCACCGGCGCGGGCCTGGTGCTGTTCATGTGGAGCCACATGATCCTGGTGTCCAGCGTCATCATCGGCCCCGGCGTCATGAACGCCCTGGCTGGATTTTTCGAGGCCACCTACATGGCCCAGGTCGGCGGACCCCTCATCGGGTTCGCCTTTTTGCTGCATTTCGTGCTGGCGGCGCGCAAGCTGCCCTTCCGGCTCGACGAGCAGCGCACCATCTGGGCCCACGCCAAGACCCTGCGCCACCGCGACACCTGGCTGTGGCTGGTGCAGGCGGGCAGCGCCATGATCATCCTCATCATGGGCTCCATCCACATGTGGGTGGTGCTCACCGACCTGCCCATCTCGGCGGCCAAGAGCGCCGCGCGCGTGGCCGACGGCTGGTGGCTGGCCTTCTACCTCGTGCTGCTGCCCCTGGTGGAGCTGCACGTGGGCATCGGCTTCTACCGCATCGGGGTCAAATGGGGGTTCATCAAGCGTTCGCGCCGCGCGAAAATGAAGCGCGTGGAGAACATCCTGACCCTGGCGTTCATCGGCATCGGGCTGCTGACCCTGATCCGTTTCCTGCTTCTGGCCTACTGA